The nucleotide window GTTTGTCTTGCCACAAGCACTCGGGAACGCAGCCGCCACATGCTTCACCACTCCTTCAGGGCTGGTAAGTTTGAGAATCAGCATGTGTTCAGCCATCCAGCCTTCATCCCGCGCCTGCGCCGATGCGATGCGAAGCGCCAGGCACTTCTTGCCGAGCAGGGCGTTTCCACCATATCCCGATCCATAGGACCAGATCAGGCGCTCCTCGGGAAAATGGGCGATGTACTTCTTGTCGAGCGGTGCACAGGGCCACAATCCCCCATCGCTTTCACCTTCGGCAAGCGGCTTGCCAATGGAGTGCAGACAGGGAATGAATTCGCCGTCCTCTCCCAGTGCCTCAAGTACTTTCGTGCCAACACGCGTCATGATGTGCATGTTGATCACCACGTATTCACTGTCCGTCAGCTCCACGCCGATCTTGGAAATCGGAGAGCCGACAGGCCCCATCGAGAAGGGAATCACATACAGAGTACGACCCTTCATGCAACCCTTGTAAAGGCCGCGCATGGTTGCCTTCAGTTCCTCCGGATCGATCCAGTTGTTGGTAGGTCCAGCAGCTTCTTGGGTTCGCGTTGCAATGTAGGTGCGGTTTTCAACTCGCGCCACATCACTCGGATCCGAACGGAAAAGCAAACTGTTGGGGCGCTTCGCCAGTCTGACGGCAAGGCCAGATTCAACAAGAACATCAGACATGCGCTGGTATTCTGCTTCAGAGCCATCGCACCAAACGACCTTGTCGGGGGTCGTCATCGCGGCACATTCATTTACCCATTCGATGAGCTTCTTGTGGTTAGTTGGTAGACTCATATTCTCTCCAGTGATAGATTTGTTTCTCTGTTATCGATTCGTTTAGGTAAGAAAAAAGGCCACATGACCCCACAATTCACTTGCGAGCAATGTGGCCTTTTTCCCGACTGCCTCGAAAGACCTTCGGTAAAACTTCCGTTTGTGCAACCATCAAAAGTTTTACTTATTTAATTGTCAAAACAATTTAGCATAACTGATGATAAAAATTGAAATCCCTTATGCAGGGCTATCTTTTCGCATCAACTGTAGTCTCAATTCCCGCTGCTGGCTTGCAGGAAACCTGCATACCACGATACTCTCCTCCCTTCATTTGCAGGCAATCTGCACGGCGGAAACCGATGTTCGCACAAAGAAAATCGGGCATTGCATTGACCTTGGGATTCCCCTTGTGCTAACTTGAAGCTTGTGAACGGGAATTATTTCTCCCAAAACTAACGACCATGACCACTCTCGCTTTCATCCAGAACGTTGGGCTTCCCGAGCTCGCCATCATCTTCATGTTCATCCTGATTTTCTTCGGCGCCAAGCGGCTGCCGGAACTCTTTGGTTCCTTTGGAAAATCCATCAAGGAGTTCAAGAAAGCCACAAGGGATATTGAAAACGACATCAATTCGTCGATGCACGAACAACCCAGGCAGGTCACTCCACCCCAGCAGAGCGTTCCCCATCAGACCGAACAGGCGACCAAGCAAGAGACTCAATCGTAATTGCCATCCCATCGCACGTTCTCAAAACCACCTCAACAGGGTGGTTTTTTTTGTCCGGGGATGATGGTGTTCTCTCAAACATGCATTTTCCTTTTTGGTATTCCCGCACACCTCTATCCTGTTTTCGGGCCTACTTCAGCTCCGCCCAATGGACACAGTAGAAAGAAGTTCAAATTGAAAATCCAAATCGTAGCGGGAGCTTCCAGCTCGCGTCCCATCTACACCCCGCTGACACCCCTACCCTCATCTCCCTCGCTTCACACCTCCACAACACTACCCGTAATCCCGACTCCCCTCACCCCAAGCCTCCCTATCAACCGATAGGGGTAGGGATGGCTCATTGAGTTGATCCACCCCTCCTCCGAACAGGACGAGAGACTTAACTCCTGGCTCCTAACTCCTA belongs to Puniceicoccaceae bacterium and includes:
- the tatA gene encoding twin-arginine translocase TatA/TatE family subunit; this translates as MTTLAFIQNVGLPELAIIFMFILIFFGAKRLPELFGSFGKSIKEFKKATRDIENDINSSMHEQPRQVTPPQQSVPHQTEQATKQETQS